From one Anabas testudineus chromosome 21, fAnaTes1.2, whole genome shotgun sequence genomic stretch:
- the LOC113173044 gene encoding beta-galactoside-binding lectin-like, producing the protein MRVLTLMDASFNVGETLTITGVPKPNAKNFIVNICSSDSDIALHVNPRFNHNDDIRKVVFNSCQGGTWGKWSYGQSFPFEEGKEFEISIEFKSAEFLVILPDDSVSRFPNRLGAEIYPMIFVDEDVRITSFKIK; encoded by the exons ATGAGA GTTTTGACCCTAATGGACGCGTCCTTTAACGTTGGAGAGACTCTGACTATTACTGGAGTTCCTAAACCGAATGCTAAAAA ctttatTGTGAATATCTGCTCCAGTGACAGTGACATAGCTCTGCATGTCAACCCTCGATTTAACCACAATGATGACATAAGAAAAGTGGTCTTCAACTCTTGCCAGGGAGGAACCTGGGGTAAATGGAGCTACGGACAAAGCTTTCCctttgaagaaggaaaggagttcgag ATTTCCATTGAATTCAAGTCTGCTGAGTTCTTGGTGATTTTACCAGACGACTCTGTTTCCCGCTTCCCTAATCGCCTCGGTGCAGAGATCTACCCAATGATCTTTGTTGATGAAGATGTTCGCATCACAAGTTTTAAGATCAAGTAA
- the LOC113173332 gene encoding beta-galactoside-binding lectin-like, whose product MSKRVLTLENASFNVGETLTITGVPKPNAANFIVNISSSDSDIALHVNPRFNHYDDIRKVVFNSCQGGTWGKWSYGQSFPFEEGKEFEISIEFKSAEFLVIFTRRLCSRLP is encoded by the exons ATGAGTAAGAGA GTTTTGACCCTAGAGAACGCGTCCTTTAACGTTGGAGAGACTCTGACTATTACTGGAGTTCCTAAACCGAATGCTGCAAA CTTTATTGTGAATATCAGCTCCAGTGACAGTGACATAGCTCTGCATGTCAACCCTCGATTTAACCACTATGATGACATAAGAAAAGTGGTCTTCAACTCTTGCCAGGGAGGAACCTGGGGTAAATGGAGCTACGGACAAAGCTTTCCctttgaagaaggaaaggagttcgag ATTTCCATTGAATTCAAGTCTGCTGAGTTCTTGGTGATTTTTACCAGACGACTCTGTTCCCGCCTTCCCTAA